The sequence ATATGGATACAATAGTTGATTTCAATAAATCTATAGAAGGAATTGAAACGGAAGTAGTTGGGGAGAACAATGTAATTGAGTTAGATGCCAAAAAGGCACTAGCATTACTAAAGTTGAAGATGAAAAAGGAGGATAAGTAAATGAACTTTGTAAAGAGTATTCATGCTATAGATTCTCATACTATGGGGGAGCCTACCCGTATGGTTGTAGGTGGTATTCCAAACATCCCAGGAAATACAATGGCTGCAAAGAAGGCTTTTTTAGAGAGGGAAATGGACGAGATTAGAACTACTATTATGCACGAACCTAGAGGTCATAATGATATGTTTGGATCCATAGTTTTGGCTCCAACACATGAAGAAGCAGATTTTGGAATTATTTTTATGGATGGTGGAGGCTATTTGAATATGTGCGGTCATGGTTCTATAGGAGCTATTACTGTAGCAGTAGAAACTGGCATGGTAGAAAAAAAAGAACCTTTCACAGAGGTAGTAATGGATACCCCAGCTGGTCTAATAAGAGGAAAAGCTAAGGTAGAGAAGGGTAAAGTAAAAGAGGTTTCTATTGTAAATGTCCCGGCATTTTTATATAAGCAGGATGTAAAAATTATTGTACCAGAGATAGGGGAAGTTGTATTAGATATTTCCTTTGGAGGTAGTTTTTTTGCGATAGTGAATGCCAAGCAGTTAAAAACAACTATAGAGCCTAAAAATACACAAAGACTAGTTGATATTGGTCTAAAAATAAGAGAAATAATAAATAACACAGTGGAGATAAAGCACCCATTATTAGACCATATTAAAACTGTTGATTTAGTAGAGATCTATGATGATCCAGTACACAAAGAGGCGGATTATAGAAATGTTGTTATTTTTGGTCAAGGACAAGTAGATAGATCCCCCTGTGGTACAGGGACAAGCGCTAAGCTAGCTACTTTATATTCAAAAGGGCAGATTAAAGTAGATGAACCATTTGTCTATGAAAGTATTCTAGGAACAATATTTAAAGGAAGAGTAATTGGAACTACAAAAGTAGGGGAGTATGAAGCAATTATACCAGAAATAACGGGATCAGCTTTTATAACAGGATTCAATCAATTTGTTGTATCGCCAGATGATCCAGTGAAAACAGGGTTTATACTAAAGTAGTAATAGGTGGGTAATAGGAAGCCTTGACGAGATATTACAAACACAATAGTTAAAATTTTAACAAATCATTAAAAATAGGGGGAAATAAAAATGATAACAGCGGTTTTAGGTGTTTTAGCAGCTTTAACAATTTGTTTTGCTATAGTTTTTATAAAAGACGTAGTTAAGCACAAAAATAATTTAGAATCGAACTCATGGGTAAAGGTAAGTGCAATTGGATTTATTACAAACTTTTTCGACACATTAGGAATTGGTTCTTTTGCACCTACCACAGCTTTATTGAAGGCCTTTAAGCAAACAAAAGATAGGGTAATTCCTGGTACTTTAAATGTTGCTTGTACTATACCAGTTGTAGCAGAGGCTTTTATTTTTATGACAGTAATAAAGGTGGAACCAATTACATTAATAGGCATGCTTGCAGCAGCAGCTCTAGGTGCCTGGGTAGGGGCTGGCATAGTTTCAAAACTACCAGAGAGAATAATTCAGTTCACAATGGGTGTAGCCTTATTTATAACAGCATTTTTAATGTTTGCATCTAAGGTAGGATGGATGCCTGGTGGTGGAGATGCAATTGGATTAGAGGGAGGCAAATTAATATTTGCTATAGTAGCTAACTTTGTATTAGGAGCTCTAATGACAGCAGGAATTGGTCTGTATGCACCTTGTATGGCCTTAGTATACTTTTTAGGTATGTCGCCGAATATTGCTTTCCCAATTATGATGGGTTCTTGTGCTTTTCTTATGCCAGTAGCTTCTATAAAGTTTGTTAAGGAAGGAGCATACGATAGAAAGGCATCCTTAGGTATAACAATAGGTGGAGCTATTGGAGTATTTATTGCGGCATATATTGTAAAGTCATTACCACTTAATATATTAGGTTGGTTAGTTATTGGTGTTATTTTATATACTTCAATTACAATGTTAAAATCAGCTAGCAAAGCACATAGTAAATCAGGTGTTGCTATTGAATAAACGTTTTGAAGAGAAATGAAATAAAATAAAAAGCCAATACAATAATAGAATAAATTATTATTTTAGGTTACAATATAAATAATCGTAAATTGTTATAAAAATTTTAACAATATACGATTATTTATTTGCAATCAATTAAATGAAGTGGTATAATATCTTAATGTGAGAAAATCATTTCTCTGCCCTGTAATAAAACAGGGCCGCTAAGTCCAAAGGGAGGTGGAAAAATGAACAAGTATGAATTAGTATACATTCTAAAGTCAAACGTTGAAGACGAAAAAAGAACTCAACTATTAGACAAATTTAGAGGTATCATCGAAGCTGATGGAGCAATCGAAAATGTTGACGAGTGGGGTAACAGAAAGTTAGCTTATGAAATCAACAAGATAAACGAAGGATACTATACTTTAGTAAACTTCAATGCTGGAGCTGATGTACCAAAAGAATTAGACAGAAACTTAAAAATTGCTGATGAAGTAATTAGACATATGATTATTAAAATAGAAGAATAATCGTAAAGGTGGGAGAAAAATGAATAGAGTAATTTTAATCGGACGTCTTGCTAGAGACCCAGAATTACGTTTTACTGCAAGCGGAAAAGCCGTAGCCACCTTTAGTATAGCAGTAAATAGACCCTTTTCTAAAGAAAAGGAAGCAGATTTTTTCAACATAGTAGTATGGGGAAAAACGGCTGAAAACTGTGCTAACTATCTTGCAAAAGGTAGATTGGTAGGATTAGAAGGAAGACTTCAAAGCAGATCCTATGAAGCTCAAACTGGCGAAAAACGGTATGTTACAGAGGTTATAGCTGATCAGGTAGAGTTTTTAGAGTGGGGTAATAAAGAAGGACAAGGACAATCCCCATCTAAAAGAAATGATGATTTTGGGTCTGTCGATATAGATATTAATGAATTCCAGGCAATGGATGATGACGAAGACATCCCATTCTAGAGAAGAGGAGGGAAAAAGATGGTAAACAATAAAAGAAGACGTAAAACAAGAAAAAAAATCTGTGTTTTCTGTGCTGATAAAACAAAAAATATTGACTATAAAGATGTGCATAAACTAAAAAAATACGTAACTGAAAGAGGTAAGATTTTACCAAGAAGAATTTCAGGAAATTGTGCAATTCATCAAAGAGAGTTAACACAAGCAATCAAAAGATCAAGACACATTGCCTTATTACCATATACAATGGATTAATATAAGTATAATAAAAGAAAGTAACAATTGTTACTTTCTTTTAAATTTTTTTGATAAGACGTCGAATTAATATATTGTTTAAAAATTTGATTTTTAGTATTAATACAAAATTAAAGGATATAGTCAAAATAGCAATGTAGCTAATTAATATTAATTAGCTACATTGCTATTTTTTATACCAAAGAAGAATATATATAGGATAGTTAGTAAAAAAGGTGCACTGTGACTTTTATCACATCACAAAATATGGATACACACTATAATGTTAGTTAATTATCAAACTATTTATCAGTTTTGATAATTATTTTTAAAAAGGGAGGTGAATAAAATGAAAAGAAGAGGTTTATTTATATTTTTATTAGTAGTAATAACATTGGTTTCTGCCTGTTCTAAGTCTAGCACCGAAGCAAAGGGAGAAGAAATACAAGGAATTATTCCTGCAGAGGAGTGGGCTGATAAGTATCCAGATGAATATGCTTCCTATTTAAAAAATGCGGAGGTGGCAAACACAACCTATGGTGGTTCTGAGGCAATTGACTATTTAGAAAAGTACCCAAATCTTAAAACACTATATGCGGGGAATGGATTTAGCAAGGAATATTTAAGAGCTAGAGGCCATGTATATGCATTAGAAGATGTGATTAATACAGCTAGGCCAAAGCCAGGGGCCAGTTGTCTATCTTGCAAGACTGCCGATTATTTAGAAATGATCAATGAATATGGAGATAGTGTCCATGCAATGAATTTTGATGAAATGGCGGCCAAGGTTAAAAATACTATTAGCTGCTATGATTGCCATCAAAATACCCCTGGGGAACCTGTAATAACGAGGAATCATTTAAATGTTGGCTTAGATAAGTTAGATACAGAGTTTAAGATGGGTGATTTATCCTGTGCTCAATGTCATGTGGAGTACTATATGGATAAAGAAACAAAGGAAGTTATTTTGCCCTGGGATAATGGAATAACTGTTGAAGGAATAGAAAAGTACTATGATGATATGGATTACTACGATTGGGTACATCCAGATACAGGTACAAAGCTTCTTAAGGCACAACATTCAGAGTTTGAAACATATCAAGGAAGTCTACATAGCAAAATGGGGTTAACCTGTATAGACTGTCATATGCCACCAATGGAAAATGAAGATGGGGATACTTATCGCTCCCATCAATGGACAAGTCCATTGAAGCATGTGGAACAATCATGTTTACCATGTCACAAAAACGAAACTGCTGATGAACTTATTGCCAGAGTAGAAAAGATTCAAGAAGGTGTAGAAAATAAAACCAATGAAGTTAGTGACATTATTGTAAATTTAATTAATGAATTAACAAAGGCTGTAAACAGTGGTAAATATCCAGAAGAAACATTGAATTTAGCAAGAGATTACCATAGAAAGGCTCAATGGAGATGGGATTTTGTTTTCGTAGAAAACAGTACAGGATTCCATAATCCAGAGTTTACCCATAAAAGCTTAGATGAGGCACGTATGTATGCGGAGAAAGGTTTAGAGGTTTTAAGAGAATTTCAATAATTAAGGGGCTCTATCGAGCCCCAGTTTAAAAGGGGAGTAAAGAATGAAACAAGATAGTATTTTTAAAGAAATATGGAAGGCATTTCACTCAATGAAGTTTGGAATTATCTTATTAATAATTATTAGCATTTCTTCCATAGCGGGAACAGTTATACCACAAAATAATCCGATGACATTTTATGAAAAGGAATACAGTTTTTTTATATACACAATTATTAGTACATTAAGCTTACATAAAGTATATGCTTCTTGGTGGTTTATATCTATGATGGTAGCATTGTCTATAAACTTAACGCTTTGTAGTATTATCCGACTTCCTGTAATAATTAGACAAATTTCAAGGAAGCCTCAATTGGAAGAAGAAATTAGAGGGAAAAATTTTTTAATAAAAAGTGAGTTTGATAAAGAGATTGATGTGGAGAAATTTTTTAAAAGAACAAGGTTTTTTAGGGTGAAAAGAATAGATAAAGCAGAAGGAACCTATTATTTTTCGCAGAAAAATTCCTTTGGTTATTTAGGGTCGTGGCTAAGTCATGTGGGCTTATTAATAATTATTTCGTCCTATATCTTTGGAAAAATAGTTGGATTTGAAACTTATGCTTATGGAGTGCCAGGAACGGTACATTCCATAGAAGGTACTTCATACACATTGAATATAG is a genomic window of Alkaliphilus flagellatus containing:
- a CDS encoding proline racemase, whose amino-acid sequence is MNFVKSIHAIDSHTMGEPTRMVVGGIPNIPGNTMAAKKAFLEREMDEIRTTIMHEPRGHNDMFGSIVLAPTHEEADFGIIFMDGGGYLNMCGHGSIGAITVAVETGMVEKKEPFTEVVMDTPAGLIRGKAKVEKGKVKEVSIVNVPAFLYKQDVKIIVPEIGEVVLDISFGGSFFAIVNAKQLKTTIEPKNTQRLVDIGLKIREIINNTVEIKHPLLDHIKTVDLVEIYDDPVHKEADYRNVVIFGQGQVDRSPCGTGTSAKLATLYSKGQIKVDEPFVYESILGTIFKGRVIGTTKVGEYEAIIPEITGSAFITGFNQFVVSPDDPVKTGFILK
- a CDS encoding sulfite exporter TauE/SafE family protein, whose protein sequence is MITAVLGVLAALTICFAIVFIKDVVKHKNNLESNSWVKVSAIGFITNFFDTLGIGSFAPTTALLKAFKQTKDRVIPGTLNVACTIPVVAEAFIFMTVIKVEPITLIGMLAAAALGAWVGAGIVSKLPERIIQFTMGVALFITAFLMFASKVGWMPGGGDAIGLEGGKLIFAIVANFVLGALMTAGIGLYAPCMALVYFLGMSPNIAFPIMMGSCAFLMPVASIKFVKEGAYDRKASLGITIGGAIGVFIAAYIVKSLPLNILGWLVIGVILYTSITMLKSASKAHSKSGVAIE
- the rpsF gene encoding 30S ribosomal protein S6, with product MNKYELVYILKSNVEDEKRTQLLDKFRGIIEADGAIENVDEWGNRKLAYEINKINEGYYTLVNFNAGADVPKELDRNLKIADEVIRHMIIKIEE
- a CDS encoding single-stranded DNA-binding protein, with the translated sequence MNRVILIGRLARDPELRFTASGKAVATFSIAVNRPFSKEKEADFFNIVVWGKTAENCANYLAKGRLVGLEGRLQSRSYEAQTGEKRYVTEVIADQVEFLEWGNKEGQGQSPSKRNDDFGSVDIDINEFQAMDDDEDIPF
- the rpsR gene encoding 30S ribosomal protein S18, which codes for MVNNKRRRKTRKKICVFCADKTKNIDYKDVHKLKKYVTERGKILPRRISGNCAIHQRELTQAIKRSRHIALLPYTMD
- a CDS encoding ammonia-forming cytochrome c nitrite reductase subunit c552 gives rise to the protein MKRRGLFIFLLVVITLVSACSKSSTEAKGEEIQGIIPAEEWADKYPDEYASYLKNAEVANTTYGGSEAIDYLEKYPNLKTLYAGNGFSKEYLRARGHVYALEDVINTARPKPGASCLSCKTADYLEMINEYGDSVHAMNFDEMAAKVKNTISCYDCHQNTPGEPVITRNHLNVGLDKLDTEFKMGDLSCAQCHVEYYMDKETKEVILPWDNGITVEGIEKYYDDMDYYDWVHPDTGTKLLKAQHSEFETYQGSLHSKMGLTCIDCHMPPMENEDGDTYRSHQWTSPLKHVEQSCLPCHKNETADELIARVEKIQEGVENKTNEVSDIIVNLINELTKAVNSGKYPEETLNLARDYHRKAQWRWDFVFVENSTGFHNPEFTHKSLDEARMYAEKGLEVLREFQ